The Stygiolobus azoricus genome window below encodes:
- a CDS encoding PQQ-binding-like beta-propeller repeat protein has protein sequence MNAFYFSKTYSVQENGRVNITSLPSLTKSPTPTYSLIQSIPNKPKGYTPAIYMFEGGPQHIYYVPIKTGYFMLNVTGAIVVPPTIYGDLMYVVTSGVMNMTTGEMNELMGCLFAINISNGQVVWVDKFPNQIMTTPLVYNNEVIIGLGNACFLNATVRGTGENAVIAVNATSGEVIWNYTTLGEDMPTPVIYRGMVIEANGNGEAFALNADNGKLVWQKYFGSYDSMSSPLLVGNIIYFGTANPYVFWAIDADNGTIIWDYNFSTTGLTLGGLDDSSPAYYDGIVVTSYTVHISNTIMSDFLVAFNASNGRMLWYLNEGNAPIPRYLESPPPVIYNGIVYHDSPAGILYAVNVTNGKVIWEFLTGPTVSNVDIVYNSYILIQSREGTLYVLKLNGHMVKSVLTPVIPGPGNLLVTRNSVIMVGLNGIIDVIPIYALIGS, from the coding sequence TTGAACGCTTTTTACTTCTCTAAAACCTATTCAGTTCAAGAAAACGGAAGAGTTAACATAACAAGTTTGCCTTCACTAACGAAATCTCCCACCCCTACATACTCCCTCATACAGTCAATCCCGAACAAGCCTAAGGGTTATACGCCTGCAATTTACATGTTTGAGGGTGGTCCTCAACACATATATTATGTACCGATAAAAACCGGTTACTTTATGCTGAATGTCACCGGAGCTATAGTGGTTCCCCCTACGATATACGGAGACCTGATGTATGTAGTAACTTCAGGAGTTATGAACATGACAACGGGTGAGATGAACGAATTGATGGGTTGTCTCTTCGCAATTAACATTTCGAACGGACAAGTAGTATGGGTAGACAAATTCCCTAACCAGATCATGACTACGCCATTGGTCTATAATAACGAGGTTATAATAGGTCTGGGAAACGCGTGTTTCCTCAACGCCACTGTTAGGGGTACTGGAGAAAATGCAGTAATAGCTGTTAACGCAACAAGCGGTGAAGTAATATGGAACTATACGACTCTCGGGGAGGACATGCCGACCCCAGTGATTTACAGAGGAATGGTAATTGAAGCAAACGGGAACGGTGAAGCCTTTGCACTAAACGCAGATAATGGTAAACTTGTATGGCAAAAGTATTTTGGCTCTTACGACAGTATGTCTTCACCCCTTTTAGTCGGGAATATAATATACTTCGGAACTGCAAACCCTTACGTGTTCTGGGCTATAGACGCGGATAACGGCACGATAATTTGGGATTATAACTTCTCTACTACTGGGTTGACTTTAGGTGGACTTGACGACTCATCACCAGCCTATTACGACGGGATAGTCGTAACTTCCTATACCGTCCATATATCTAACACTATAATGAGTGATTTCCTCGTAGCGTTTAACGCGTCTAACGGTAGAATGTTATGGTACTTAAACGAAGGAAACGCCCCAATACCCAGATATCTCGAATCTCCACCACCCGTAATTTATAACGGAATAGTTTATCATGATTCTCCAGCAGGAATACTATACGCAGTAAATGTTACTAACGGAAAAGTTATCTGGGAATTCTTGACGGGCCCAACGGTCAGCAACGTGGATATAGTCTACAATTCGTATATACTTATACAATCTAGAGAAGGTACCTTATACGTGCTAAAGCTAAACGGCCATATGGTAAAGTCGGTATTAACACCTGTCATACCTGGACCCGGTAATCTACTGGTAACACGAAACTCAGTAATAATGGTAGGATTAAACGGCATTATAGACGTAATACCAATCTACGCCTTAATAGGTTCGTGA
- a CDS encoding MFS transporter, with amino-acid sequence MKPLRTYILLSNFALNLSQPFISFLSALSGLNGEALAIVSSAGSVLPSLVQFILGFVKARGKQLVVIGSAILGILWILLSFIPFNSVTFVAIYVFLEASLGVSLFGWYLIMERVSTSSRGKVLAQYSFYSTLGGLIATLITGFLVGDNTALIRPFFLMTGVLILSDSYIASKFDVDYEKPPINGLNVTKEFRDFLLITFMFNVIWSSAWPLFPLAQVYVFNMNFENVAIIDTVSGVSTLLMQNWVGKLVDKNRKLMMFTGRLALATFPLAYALSTSTYEIYLANIVAGFTNSVNSTAYLSYLYDSSKDTRKSVGLYNAVTAIGDLTGSSIGGITAQLVTSYFGVVQGIRNMMLVIALLRLLASLFYLRLHEPIKA; translated from the coding sequence GTGAAACCTTTAAGGACTTATATCCTGCTCAGCAACTTCGCGCTGAATTTATCGCAACCTTTTATATCCTTTCTCTCAGCCCTCTCAGGATTAAACGGAGAAGCGTTAGCTATAGTATCCTCAGCAGGTTCAGTTTTACCTTCATTAGTACAATTCATTTTAGGCTTCGTGAAAGCTAGGGGAAAACAGCTTGTAGTAATAGGCTCTGCTATCTTAGGAATTCTTTGGATTTTATTATCATTTATCCCTTTCAATAGTGTGACATTCGTGGCTATATACGTATTTTTAGAAGCTAGCTTAGGCGTTTCGCTTTTCGGATGGTATTTGATAATGGAAAGAGTGAGCACATCCTCTAGAGGGAAAGTACTTGCCCAGTACTCATTTTATTCCACCTTGGGCGGACTCATAGCTACTCTAATCACGGGTTTTCTCGTAGGTGATAATACGGCTCTGATAAGGCCTTTCTTCCTAATGACCGGAGTTTTGATTTTGAGTGATTCTTACATAGCTTCTAAGTTCGACGTAGACTACGAAAAACCACCCATAAATGGGTTAAATGTGACTAAGGAATTTCGAGATTTTCTCTTGATCACATTCATGTTTAACGTGATATGGTCGTCAGCTTGGCCTTTATTTCCCTTGGCTCAAGTTTACGTCTTCAACATGAACTTCGAGAACGTGGCTATCATCGACACAGTATCGGGAGTGTCCACCCTCTTAATGCAGAACTGGGTAGGTAAATTAGTAGACAAGAACAGAAAACTAATGATGTTTACCGGTAGGCTAGCTCTAGCTACCTTTCCTCTTGCTTATGCCTTATCCACATCCACATATGAAATTTATCTCGCTAACATAGTAGCCGGTTTCACAAATTCTGTGAACTCAACAGCATACCTCTCTTATCTTTACGACAGTTCAAAGGACACGAGGAAAAGTGTTGGTCTTTATAACGCGGTAACCGCTATTGGAGACCTCACAGGGTCAAGTATTGGCGGAATTACGGCACAGCTGGTTACGAGTTATTTCGGCGTAGTTCAGGGAATAAGGAATATGATGTTAGTAATTGCCTTATTAAGATTACTAGCTTCGTTATTTTACTTAAGGCTTCACGAACCTATTAAGGCGTAG